The Candidatus Leptovillus gracilis sequence AAGGGTGTGCCGGGGTCGAGCAGCAGTTCCAGCCGTTCGCGGGGCAGCAGTTTGCCCAGTTCGCGGAATTTGTCTGCGCCGCGTGGCCCGCCCCCGGCGCGAATGACGGCCAGGCGTTGGTTGAGTTGGTCTACCAATTTCTGCATGGCGGCGTGGTTGGCGGTGTATTCTTCGCTGCGGGTATTGAGATGTGAATCAAGTCTGGTCATGATAAGGCTCCTCCAGAGATTTCGGATTTGGGATTTCGGATTTCGGGCATGGTTCAAAAAGCCAAAGTTGTCCTTTACAAATTAGTCTGCGAATTGTCATTCTGAGCGGAGTCTTCGGAGCGAAGAATCCCCCCCTGCTTTGGTCGCGCAAGTCAAAGGGGATGCTTCGCTCCGCAGACTCCGCTCAGCATGACACGTCTCATTTGTAAAGGACATTTTCACAATCTTGAACCACGCCGGATTTCGGAATGTCGCACACGGAACACGGCTTACGGCTTACGGCCGTTCCGCACATCTAATCTCAACCCGCCCAACCCTCGTTTGCCCGTCACATCCTTCTGGTAACGCTGCTGGTCTTCCGGCGAAAGGTGGTCCGGCAGCGGCAAGACAGAAAAACGCCCCAAGAGCAAATCATCAATCAGATGCGCGATAAGCCGCGCGTCTTGCTCATCGTCGGTCGTGCGGTACTGCGCCGGGTCGCGGTTCACAATGGCTTTGGCGGCTTCATAATGCCCGTCTACGGGCAAGAGTTGCAATTGGAAAATGCACGAACCCGTCCAACTGCGATGAAAATGCAGCCAGTCGCCTTCCAGATAAATAAACCACTTGTCCTGCTGCTCCTGCGGGATAAACCCCCAACGGATGCGGTCATATTCTTCGGCTGAATAGCCGCCCGTCAGCGCCAGCTCTTTATGAGCGGCGGGCATCGGTTTGATTTGCCAGGAAACGGCCGTAGCGCGTTGACGGGTCACAAGTTACTCCAGTCTCTAGTTTTCAGTCTGCCAGCGCGTCTGCTGCCAGACAAACAGGTATAAAAACGCCGGGGTTGTCAGCAGCAAGAAAAAAGGACCACCCGCCAGGCTGCCGCTGACGACCCAATTCCACACGTAGAAAGCGATGAGGCTGAGAACGGCCGTTGCACCGCCCACGCCTTCATGCCACCAGCCTGACCCAAGTCCAATCAGCACGCCCATCGGGAAAAAAGCCAGACCCAGCCATTCCGTCGGCGTCGGCATCGGGCCTGTCGGGTTAAACAGTTCCCCAACGACGAACATCCCGATAAAAGCCAGACTCAGCAAACTCCCAATACGCGCTGCCCAGCGCACAATGCGAATTGCGGTGCTGTGTTTGCTCATGTTATCCCCCGAAGAATGTTGGTTGGTTTGATAGTTTGATAGGTTGTTGGAAGTCCAACCCACAAACTGGCAAACTAACCAAACCGCCGTCTACTCTCCCTTAAACAACTGCAAACAGCGGGCGCATACATTCGCCTCGCCCACCTGCTTCAGCCGGGCATGGGCGCGGCGCTCATGGATGGCCTGCCCGCACAACCCCGCCGCCGAGCGCCGACTGTGTTCAACAATGTGCCAGACATTACCGGTTAACAAAACGACAGGATTCGCTTCGTCATGTTGTGGGTCCATGAATATTTTGGCGCTAAAGGCTTAAACGGCCGTTCTCCCTCAGCCCGGCAATAATCGCCGCCGACGAGTGGGATTTGTTCAGCGTGTACAGATGAATGCCGTCCACGCCGCCGTTCAGCAGTTCTTCAGACTGCGCCAGCCCATACTCAATCCCGCGCTGCACCACCTCTTCACTGCTGTCCACCTGAAGAAACTCAACCAACCGGTCGGGAATGGTGCAGCCGCTCAACGATTTAAAGCGGTCAAACTGGGCGGTAGATGTCACCGGCATCAGCCCGGCGATAATCGGAATGGTCACACCGGCGCGGCGGGCATCATCGCGGAAGCGGAAAAAATAGTCGTTGTCGAAAAACAACTGCGTCACGGCAAAATCGGCGCCGCAGTCCTGCTTCAGCTTCAAATAGGTAATGTCTTGCTGCACGCTGGCCGATTCTGTATGCCCTTCCGGGTAACAGGCGCAGCCAATTTTGAAGGTGTAGCGGCGCTGCATAAAGTCAATCAGGTCGCTGGCGTGGCGGAAGCCATCGGGATGCTGCACAAAGTCCTGGCTGCCACGGGGCGGGTCGCCGCGCAGAGCCATCACCGCCGGAATCCCGGCCACCTGCAATTCATTCAGAATCGCTTCCAGCTCGGCGCGGGAATGACCGGCGCAGGTCAGGTGGGCCATGGTGTCTATATGTAGTTCGCTCTGGATACGTTCCACCAGGCTGACTGTTTTTTGCCGGGTAGAGCCGCCCGCGCCATAGGTGACGGAGACGAAATCGAGGCCGATGTCGTGGGCGCTGGACAGCGTGGCGTACAGGGCGCTCCAGCCGGCCGGATTGCGCGGCGGAAAGTATTCGCAAGAAAGGGTGGGCAGGTGCGCGTCTAATTTTTGCATCGCAT is a genomic window containing:
- the metF gene encoding methylenetetrahydrofolate reductase [NAD(P)H]; the encoded protein is MNAMQKLDAHLPTLSCEYFPPRNPAGWSALYATLSSAHDIGLDFVSVTYGAGGSTRQKTVSLVERIQSELHIDTMAHLTCAGHSRAELEAILNELQVAGIPAVMALRGDPPRGSQDFVQHPDGFRHASDLIDFMQRRYTFKIGCACYPEGHTESASVQQDITYLKLKQDCGADFAVTQLFFDNDYFFRFRDDARRAGVTIPIIAGLMPVTSTAQFDRFKSLSGCTIPDRLVEFLQVDSSEEVVQRGIEYGLAQSEELLNGGVDGIHLYTLNKSHSSAAIIAGLRENGRLSL